The Daucus carota subsp. sativus chromosome 9, DH1 v3.0, whole genome shotgun sequence genome window below encodes:
- the LOC108200693 gene encoding protein SIEVE ELEMENT OCCLUSION B-like isoform X1, which yields MAAIVQAGSARMQQASGNRILFSMSDENVMMDQILSTHCPDGREFHVQPLFLVIEDVMHRANAPLPGTIFSATLQGTQAQLDEKAPPNCFSDILKLLGHTIKKTSLEISYKRSEGGNAQATTVSLFDTLSIYPWDVKVVVVLAAFTLIYGEFWLVEELCPTNPLAKAVAHLKQLPEIMGQAESLKPNFESLDNLIKAVLDLTKCIVDFKCLPSQDISPDTPEMVTAPAHIPIAAYWTIRSIVACAFIVINHIGSSHEYFALTTEAWELSSLTHKVNNIHTNLKKQFSLCQQHIAIVSAASARMLQSIGDRIFFSTSDDNVMMDQILSTHSPDGRKFHVQPLSLIIEDVMHRSNAPLLGTIISTTHRGTWAQLDETSLHSCFSDILKLLALTIKKISCEITCKCSGEENVHATTMSLFNTLSIYPWDVKVVVALAAFVLIHDEFCLVARLYPTNPLAKSVAHLKQLPHIMEQAETLKSNFESLGNLIKAVLDLTKRIVDFKCLPSQYISPDTLEMVTATAHIPIAVYWTIRSIVACAFIVINLIGSSHEYFAFTTEEWELSSLTRKVNNIHAHLKEQLSLCYQHIAIVPAGSARMQQARCDSYLFSVSDDNVMMNQILSTHSPDNREFHVQPLFLIIEDVMHHANAPLSSILSTTLQGTHAQLEGSLHNGYSDILKLLAHAIKKSCCEITCKCSGGGDAQATTVALFNTLSIYPWDVKVVVALVAFVMIHDEFCQVAQLCPTYPLAKSVAHLKQLPDKMEPAESLEPKFESLGKLVKAVLDLTKCIVEFKSLLSQSISLDIPEMVTATARIPVAVYWTIRSIVACAFVVTNLTGISHECLALTTEAWELNSLAHKVNNIHSHLNKQLSLCHHHIDMMKNDEAYKTLVRMLETPHIDNTKFLKALIYPKDDQLPLYDGYTRRRVSIETLRRKIVLLFITEFDILQEEIILFGEKYKEAKQNPSRAESHFEVVWLPITDRSVPWNEEKQLQFYNTQDLMPWQSLHHPSMLDPVAIKYIKDKWHFTKKSIAVVLDQQGKVVNLNALHMMWIWGNLAYPFTSLKEEQLWNEESWNIEFLVNRIDTNIFKWINEGKYICLYGGVDIDWIRKFTVTANTVAWAAGIQLKMIYVGKSNSRDKIQKITTTIVAKNLSYVWRDLTLIWFFWSRIESMWHSRVQHGKSVENDQIMKEIMTMLYFDGDDQGWAVIGQGMEMAKAKGEMFLKSLSEFDEWKHDSDEKGFLPALNDYFKKLYTPHHCHRFTFPGSTGSVHDNVVCAECGRPMEKSTMYTCCTD from the exons ATGGCTGCAATTGTACAGGCCGGGAGTGCTAGGATGCAGCAGGCAAGTGGTAATCGGATCTTGTTCTCTATGTCGGATGAAAATGTCATGATGGACCAGATCCTCAGTACACATTGTCCTGATGGTCGTGAATTTCATGTCCAACCTCTTTTTCTTGTCATTGAAGATGTAATGCACCGTGCCAATGCACCCCTCCCTGGCACTATTTTTTCCGCTACTCTTCAG GGAACTCAGGCACAGCTGGATGAAAAAGCTCCCCCCAACTGCTTCTCTGACATTCTTAAACTCTTAGGCCACACTATTAAGAAGACTTCCCTTGAG ATTTCCTATAAACGCTCTGAGGGAGGGAATGCACAGGCAACAACAGTGTCACTCTTTGACACACTCTCAATCTATCCATGGGATGTTAAGGTAGTGGTAGTCTTGGCAGCTTTCACTTTGATTTATGGCGAATTTTGGCTAGTGGAAGAACTTTGCCCCACCAACCCTCTAGCAAAAGCAGTTGCACACCTCAAGCAACTTCCAGAAATTATGGGGCAGGCCGAATCTTTGAAACCAAACTTTGAGTCACTTGATAACCTGATCAAGGCAGTGCTTGATCTAACAAAATGCATTGTGGATTTCAAGTGCCTCCCTTCTCAGGACATTAGCCCGGACACTCCAGAGATGGTCACTGCCCCTGCTCATATCCCAATAGCTGCTTACTGGACCATCAGAAGCATTGTGGCCTGTGCATTTATAGTAATTAACCATATAGGAAGTAGTCACGA GTACTTTGCCTTGACAACAGAGGCATGGGAACTGTCTAGTTTGACCCATAAGGTCAATAACATACACACCAACCTTAAAAAACAATTCTCTCTTTGTCAGCAGCACATTG CAATTGTGTCGGCTGCGAGTGCTAGGATGCTGCAGTCAATTGGTGATCGGATCTTTTTCTCTACGTCAGATGACAATGTAATGATGGATCAGATCCTGAGTACCCATTCTCCTGATGGTCGCAAATTTCATGTCCAACCTCTTTCTCTTATCATTGAAGATGTCATGCACCGTTCCAATGCACCCCTCCTTGGCACTATTATTTCCACCACTCATCGG GGAACTTGGGCACAGTTAGATGAGACATCTCTCCACAGCTGCTTCTCTGACATTCTTAAACTCTTAGCCCTTACTATTAAGAAGATTTCCTGCGAG ATAACCTGCAAATGTTCTGGGGAAGAGAATGTACATGCAACAACAATGTCACTCTTTAACACCCTATCAATCTATCCATGGGATGTTAAGGTAGTGGTAGCCTTGGCAGCATTTGTTTTGATCCATGACGAATTTTGCCTAGTGGCACGACTTTACCCCACCAACCCTCTGGCCAAATCAGTTGCGCACCTAAAGCAACTTCCACATATTATGGAACAGGCCGAAACTTTGAAATCAAACTTTGAGTCACTTGGTAACCTGATCAAGGCTGTGCTTGATCTAACAAAACGCATTGTGGATTTCAAGTGCCTCCCTTCTCAGTACATTAGCCCGGACACTCTAGAGATGGTCACTGCCACTGCTCATATCCCAATAGCTGTTTACTGGACCATCAGAAGCATTGTGGCTTGTGCATTTATAGTTATCAACCTTATAGGCAGTAGTCACGA GTACTTTGCCTTCACAACAGAGGAATGGGAACTGTCTAGTTTGACCCGTAAGGTCAATAACATACACGCCCACCTTAAAGAACAATTGTCTCTTTGCTATCAGCACATTG CAATTGTACCAGCTGGGAGTGCTAGAATGCAGCAGGCAAGGTGTGATTCGTATTTATTCTCTGTGTCAGATGACAATGTCATGATGAACCAAATCCTGAGCACACATTCTCCTGATAATCGTGAATTTCATGTTCAACCTCTTTTTCTTATCATTGAAGATGTAATGCACCATGCCAATGCACCCCTCAGCAGTATTCTTTCCACCACTCTTCAG GGAACTCACGCACAATTGGAGGGATCTCTCCACAACGGCTACTCTGACATTCTTAAACTTTTAGCCCACGCTATTAAGAAGTCTTGCTGCGAG ATAACCTGCAAATGTTCTGGGGGAGGAGATGCACAGGCAACAACAGTGGCACTGTTTAACACGCTCTCAATCTATCCATGGGATGTTAAGGTAGTGGTAGCCTTGGTGGCATTTGTTATGATCCATGACGAATTTTGCCAAGTGGCACAGCTTTGCCCCACCTACCCTCTAGCCAAATCTGTCGCACACCTCAAGCAACTTCCAGACAAAATGGAACCGGCCGAATCTTTGGAACCAAAGTTTGAGTCACTCGGTAAACTGGTCAAGGCTGTGCTTGATCTAACAAAGTGCATCGTGGAATTTAAGAGCCTCCTTTCGCAGTCCATAAGCCTGGACATCCCAGAGATGGTTACTGCTACTGCTCGTATACCTGTAGCTGTTTACTGGACCATCAGAAGCATTGTGGCTTGTGCATTTGTTGTTACCAACCTTACTGGCATTAGTCATGA GTGCCTTGCCTTGACAACAGAGGCATGGGAACTGAATAGTTTGGCCCACAAGGTCAATAACATACACTCACACCTTAACAAACAATTGTCTCTTTGCCATCATCACATTG ATATGATGAAAAACGATGAAGCTTATAAAACACTTGTTCGGATGCTTGAAACACCTCACATTGACAACACAAAGTTCCTGAAGGCTTTAATTTACCCCAAAGACGATCAACTCCCGTTGTATGATGGTTATACCAGGAGAAGG GTTAGCATCGAGACTCTGAGAAGGAAGATTGTTCTACTTTTCATTACAGAATTTGACATATTACAAGAGGAGATTATACTATTTGGTGAAAAGTATAAAGAAGCAAAGCAAAACCCATCTCGGGCCGAGAGTCATTTTGAAGTCGTCTGGCTTCCAATCACAGACAGATCAGTTCCATGGAATGAAGAAAAGCAACTACAGTTTTATAACACACAGGATTTAATGCCATGGCAATCTTTGCATCATCCGTCTATGCTGGATCCAGTTGCCATTAAATACATCAAGGACAAATGGCACTTCACCAAGAAGTCTATTGCTGTAGTGTTGGATCAACAAGGGAAAGTTGTGAACCTTAACGCCCTCCATATGATGTGGATTTGGGGTAACTTGGCTTACCCTTTTACTAGCCTCAAAGAAGAGCAACTTTGGAATGAAGAGTCATGGAACATTGAATTCCTGGTGAATCGCATTGATACCAATATCTTTAAATGG ATTAATGAAGGGAAGTACATTTGCTTGTATGGTGGTGTGGACATTGATTGGATCCGCAAGTTCACTGTTACAGCAAATACAGTAGCGTGGGCTGCTGGTATCCAGCTAAAGATGATATATGTCGGCAAAAGCAACTCAAGggacaaaattcaaaaaatcaccACCACCATTGTTGCTAAAAATCTTAGTTATGTATGGCGAGACCTGACCTTAATCTGGTTCTTCTGGAGTAGAATAGAGAGCATGTGGCACTCCAGAGTGCAACATGGCAAATCGGTTGAAAATGATCAGATAATGAAAGAAATCATGACGATGCTATATTTTGACGGTGATGATCAAGGATGGGCAGTGATTGGTCAAGGTATGGAGATGGCTAAAGCGAAAGGTGAAATGTTCTTGAAGAGTTTGTCTGAGTTTGATGAATGGAAGCATGACAGCGACGAGAAAGGTTTTTTGCCTGCCCTGAATGACTATTTTAAAAAGCTTTATACTCCTCATCATTGCCATCGTTTTACATTTCCCGGATCAACAGGAAGTGTTCATGATAATGTGGTCTGTGCAGAATGTGGCCGTCCTATGGAGAAGTCCACCATGTACACTTGCTGCACCGATTGA
- the LOC108200693 gene encoding protein SIEVE ELEMENT OCCLUSION B-like isoform X2 — protein MAAIVQAGSARMQQASGNRILFSMSDENVMMDQILSTHCPDGREFHVQPLFLVIEDVMHRANAPLPGTIFSATLQGTQAQLDEKAPPNCFSDILKLLGHTIKKTSLEISYKRSEGGNAQATTVSLFDTLSIYPWDVKVVVVLAAFTLIYGEFWLVEELCPTNPLAKAVAHLKQLPEIMGQAESLKPNFESLDNLIKAVLDLTKCIVDFKCLPSQDISPDTPEMVTAPAHIPIAAYWTIRSIVACAFIVINHIGSSHEYFALTTEAWELSSLTHKVNNIHTNLKKQFSLCQQHIAIVSAASARMLQSIGDRIFFSTSDDNVMMDQILSTHSPDGRKFHVQPLSLIIEDVMHRSNAPLLGTIISTTHRGTWAQLDETSLHSCFSDILKLLALTIKKISCEITCKCSGEENVHATTMSLFNTLSIYPWDVKVVVALAAFVLIHDEFCLVARLYPTNPLAKSVAHLKQLPHIMEQAETLKSNFESLGNLIKAVLDLTKRIVDFKCLPSQYISPDTLEMVTATAHIPIAVYWTIRSIVACAFIVINLIGSSHEYFAFTTEEWELSSLTRKVNNIHAHLKEQLSLCYQHIAGSARMQQARCDSYLFSVSDDNVMMNQILSTHSPDNREFHVQPLFLIIEDVMHHANAPLSSILSTTLQGTHAQLEGSLHNGYSDILKLLAHAIKKSCCEITCKCSGGGDAQATTVALFNTLSIYPWDVKVVVALVAFVMIHDEFCQVAQLCPTYPLAKSVAHLKQLPDKMEPAESLEPKFESLGKLVKAVLDLTKCIVEFKSLLSQSISLDIPEMVTATARIPVAVYWTIRSIVACAFVVTNLTGISHECLALTTEAWELNSLAHKVNNIHSHLNKQLSLCHHHIDMMKNDEAYKTLVRMLETPHIDNTKFLKALIYPKDDQLPLYDGYTRRRVSIETLRRKIVLLFITEFDILQEEIILFGEKYKEAKQNPSRAESHFEVVWLPITDRSVPWNEEKQLQFYNTQDLMPWQSLHHPSMLDPVAIKYIKDKWHFTKKSIAVVLDQQGKVVNLNALHMMWIWGNLAYPFTSLKEEQLWNEESWNIEFLVNRIDTNIFKWINEGKYICLYGGVDIDWIRKFTVTANTVAWAAGIQLKMIYVGKSNSRDKIQKITTTIVAKNLSYVWRDLTLIWFFWSRIESMWHSRVQHGKSVENDQIMKEIMTMLYFDGDDQGWAVIGQGMEMAKAKGEMFLKSLSEFDEWKHDSDEKGFLPALNDYFKKLYTPHHCHRFTFPGSTGSVHDNVVCAECGRPMEKSTMYTCCTD, from the exons ATGGCTGCAATTGTACAGGCCGGGAGTGCTAGGATGCAGCAGGCAAGTGGTAATCGGATCTTGTTCTCTATGTCGGATGAAAATGTCATGATGGACCAGATCCTCAGTACACATTGTCCTGATGGTCGTGAATTTCATGTCCAACCTCTTTTTCTTGTCATTGAAGATGTAATGCACCGTGCCAATGCACCCCTCCCTGGCACTATTTTTTCCGCTACTCTTCAG GGAACTCAGGCACAGCTGGATGAAAAAGCTCCCCCCAACTGCTTCTCTGACATTCTTAAACTCTTAGGCCACACTATTAAGAAGACTTCCCTTGAG ATTTCCTATAAACGCTCTGAGGGAGGGAATGCACAGGCAACAACAGTGTCACTCTTTGACACACTCTCAATCTATCCATGGGATGTTAAGGTAGTGGTAGTCTTGGCAGCTTTCACTTTGATTTATGGCGAATTTTGGCTAGTGGAAGAACTTTGCCCCACCAACCCTCTAGCAAAAGCAGTTGCACACCTCAAGCAACTTCCAGAAATTATGGGGCAGGCCGAATCTTTGAAACCAAACTTTGAGTCACTTGATAACCTGATCAAGGCAGTGCTTGATCTAACAAAATGCATTGTGGATTTCAAGTGCCTCCCTTCTCAGGACATTAGCCCGGACACTCCAGAGATGGTCACTGCCCCTGCTCATATCCCAATAGCTGCTTACTGGACCATCAGAAGCATTGTGGCCTGTGCATTTATAGTAATTAACCATATAGGAAGTAGTCACGA GTACTTTGCCTTGACAACAGAGGCATGGGAACTGTCTAGTTTGACCCATAAGGTCAATAACATACACACCAACCTTAAAAAACAATTCTCTCTTTGTCAGCAGCACATTG CAATTGTGTCGGCTGCGAGTGCTAGGATGCTGCAGTCAATTGGTGATCGGATCTTTTTCTCTACGTCAGATGACAATGTAATGATGGATCAGATCCTGAGTACCCATTCTCCTGATGGTCGCAAATTTCATGTCCAACCTCTTTCTCTTATCATTGAAGATGTCATGCACCGTTCCAATGCACCCCTCCTTGGCACTATTATTTCCACCACTCATCGG GGAACTTGGGCACAGTTAGATGAGACATCTCTCCACAGCTGCTTCTCTGACATTCTTAAACTCTTAGCCCTTACTATTAAGAAGATTTCCTGCGAG ATAACCTGCAAATGTTCTGGGGAAGAGAATGTACATGCAACAACAATGTCACTCTTTAACACCCTATCAATCTATCCATGGGATGTTAAGGTAGTGGTAGCCTTGGCAGCATTTGTTTTGATCCATGACGAATTTTGCCTAGTGGCACGACTTTACCCCACCAACCCTCTGGCCAAATCAGTTGCGCACCTAAAGCAACTTCCACATATTATGGAACAGGCCGAAACTTTGAAATCAAACTTTGAGTCACTTGGTAACCTGATCAAGGCTGTGCTTGATCTAACAAAACGCATTGTGGATTTCAAGTGCCTCCCTTCTCAGTACATTAGCCCGGACACTCTAGAGATGGTCACTGCCACTGCTCATATCCCAATAGCTGTTTACTGGACCATCAGAAGCATTGTGGCTTGTGCATTTATAGTTATCAACCTTATAGGCAGTAGTCACGA GTACTTTGCCTTCACAACAGAGGAATGGGAACTGTCTAGTTTGACCCGTAAGGTCAATAACATACACGCCCACCTTAAAGAACAATTGTCTCTTTGCTATCAGCACATTG CTGGGAGTGCTAGAATGCAGCAGGCAAGGTGTGATTCGTATTTATTCTCTGTGTCAGATGACAATGTCATGATGAACCAAATCCTGAGCACACATTCTCCTGATAATCGTGAATTTCATGTTCAACCTCTTTTTCTTATCATTGAAGATGTAATGCACCATGCCAATGCACCCCTCAGCAGTATTCTTTCCACCACTCTTCAG GGAACTCACGCACAATTGGAGGGATCTCTCCACAACGGCTACTCTGACATTCTTAAACTTTTAGCCCACGCTATTAAGAAGTCTTGCTGCGAG ATAACCTGCAAATGTTCTGGGGGAGGAGATGCACAGGCAACAACAGTGGCACTGTTTAACACGCTCTCAATCTATCCATGGGATGTTAAGGTAGTGGTAGCCTTGGTGGCATTTGTTATGATCCATGACGAATTTTGCCAAGTGGCACAGCTTTGCCCCACCTACCCTCTAGCCAAATCTGTCGCACACCTCAAGCAACTTCCAGACAAAATGGAACCGGCCGAATCTTTGGAACCAAAGTTTGAGTCACTCGGTAAACTGGTCAAGGCTGTGCTTGATCTAACAAAGTGCATCGTGGAATTTAAGAGCCTCCTTTCGCAGTCCATAAGCCTGGACATCCCAGAGATGGTTACTGCTACTGCTCGTATACCTGTAGCTGTTTACTGGACCATCAGAAGCATTGTGGCTTGTGCATTTGTTGTTACCAACCTTACTGGCATTAGTCATGA GTGCCTTGCCTTGACAACAGAGGCATGGGAACTGAATAGTTTGGCCCACAAGGTCAATAACATACACTCACACCTTAACAAACAATTGTCTCTTTGCCATCATCACATTG ATATGATGAAAAACGATGAAGCTTATAAAACACTTGTTCGGATGCTTGAAACACCTCACATTGACAACACAAAGTTCCTGAAGGCTTTAATTTACCCCAAAGACGATCAACTCCCGTTGTATGATGGTTATACCAGGAGAAGG GTTAGCATCGAGACTCTGAGAAGGAAGATTGTTCTACTTTTCATTACAGAATTTGACATATTACAAGAGGAGATTATACTATTTGGTGAAAAGTATAAAGAAGCAAAGCAAAACCCATCTCGGGCCGAGAGTCATTTTGAAGTCGTCTGGCTTCCAATCACAGACAGATCAGTTCCATGGAATGAAGAAAAGCAACTACAGTTTTATAACACACAGGATTTAATGCCATGGCAATCTTTGCATCATCCGTCTATGCTGGATCCAGTTGCCATTAAATACATCAAGGACAAATGGCACTTCACCAAGAAGTCTATTGCTGTAGTGTTGGATCAACAAGGGAAAGTTGTGAACCTTAACGCCCTCCATATGATGTGGATTTGGGGTAACTTGGCTTACCCTTTTACTAGCCTCAAAGAAGAGCAACTTTGGAATGAAGAGTCATGGAACATTGAATTCCTGGTGAATCGCATTGATACCAATATCTTTAAATGG ATTAATGAAGGGAAGTACATTTGCTTGTATGGTGGTGTGGACATTGATTGGATCCGCAAGTTCACTGTTACAGCAAATACAGTAGCGTGGGCTGCTGGTATCCAGCTAAAGATGATATATGTCGGCAAAAGCAACTCAAGggacaaaattcaaaaaatcaccACCACCATTGTTGCTAAAAATCTTAGTTATGTATGGCGAGACCTGACCTTAATCTGGTTCTTCTGGAGTAGAATAGAGAGCATGTGGCACTCCAGAGTGCAACATGGCAAATCGGTTGAAAATGATCAGATAATGAAAGAAATCATGACGATGCTATATTTTGACGGTGATGATCAAGGATGGGCAGTGATTGGTCAAGGTATGGAGATGGCTAAAGCGAAAGGTGAAATGTTCTTGAAGAGTTTGTCTGAGTTTGATGAATGGAAGCATGACAGCGACGAGAAAGGTTTTTTGCCTGCCCTGAATGACTATTTTAAAAAGCTTTATACTCCTCATCATTGCCATCGTTTTACATTTCCCGGATCAACAGGAAGTGTTCATGATAATGTGGTCTGTGCAGAATGTGGCCGTCCTATGGAGAAGTCCACCATGTACACTTGCTGCACCGATTGA
- the LOC108200694 gene encoding protein SIEVE ELEMENT OCCLUSION B-like, producing the protein MQQARGDRILFSVADDNVMMDQILSTHSPDGRKFHVQPLFVIIEDVMHHANAPLPGTILSTTLQAQLDEKALNSSFSGMLKLLAPAIKKISCEISCKCSAEGDAQATTVSLFKMLSNYPWDVKLVVALAAFTVIYGEFWLVAQLYPTNPLAKSVAHLRQLSSIMQRAESSIPKFESLGKLINAVLVLTKCIVKLTSLPSQYISSDTPEMVTATAHIPTAVYWTIRSIVACAFIIINLRDTSNEYITSTTEAWELYSLSRKVDNIHTHLSKQLSRCHQHIAMMKHDELYRTLLRLLETPFIDNTKFLKALIYPKDDQLPLFNGHTRRRVSIETLRRKIVVLLISEFDIPLEELLLFELMYGEAKQNSSGTESHYEFVWLPITDRSVPWNEEKQKLLEKTQDSMPWLFLHHPSMLDPVAIEYIKDNWHFTKKSIAVVVDQQGKVVNLDALHMMRIWGSFAYPFTSVKEEQLWNVESWRMEFLDYGIHFMISEWISEGRYICLYGGDDIEWIHKFTHAANVVAHTARIPLEMFYVGKSNPRDKIQKINNTIVAEKLSHALPQLAYIRFFWSRLESMWHSKVQHGKSVENDQIMKEIMMMLYFGSSDQGWAVIGQGMDMAKAKGEMFLMSLSQLSDERKHDIVDKGFLPALNDIFQELYTPHHCHRIKLPGSTSSVQDKVVCAECGCAMEKSIMYSCCTD; encoded by the exons ATGCAGCAGGCAAGGGGTGATCGGATCTTGTTCTCTGTGGCTGATGACAATGTCATGATGGACCAGATCCTCAGTACACATTCTCCTGATGGTCGTAAATTTCATGTCCAGCCTCTTTTTGTTATCATAGAGGATGTCATGCACCATGCCAATGCACCCCTCCCTGGCACTATTCTTTCCACCACTCTTCAG GCACAGTTGGATGAGAAAGCTCTTAACAGCAGCTTCTCTGGCATGCTTAAACTTTTAGCCCCCGCTATTAAGAAGATTTCCTGTGAG ATATCCTGCAAATGTTCTGCAGAAGGGGATGCACAAGCAACAACAGTCTCACTCTTTAAGATGCTCTCAAACTATCCATGGGATGTTAAGTTAGTAGTAGCGTTGGCGGCTTTCACTGTGATCTATGGCGAATTCTGGCTAGTGGCACAGCTTTACCCCACCAACCCTCTAGCCAAATCAGTTGCACACCTCAGGCAACTTTCAAGTATAATGCAGCGGGCTGAATCTTCAATACCAAAGTTTGAGTCACTTGGTAAACTGATCAACGCAGTGCTTGTTCTAACAAAGTGCATTGTGAAATTAACTAGCCTCCCTTCTCAGTACATTAGCTCGGACACCCCAGAGATGGTCACTGCCACTGCTCATATCCCTACAGCTGTTTACTGGACCATCAGAAGTATTGTGGCTTGtgcatttataattataaatcttaGAGACACTAGTAATGA GTACATTACCTCGACAACAGAGGCATGGGAACTGTATAGCTTGTCCCGTAAGGTGGATAACATACACACCCACCTTAGCAAACAATTGTCTCGTTGCCATCAGCACATTG CTATGATGAAACACGATGAACTTTATAGAACACTTCTCCGGCTGCTTGAAACACCTTTCATTGACAACACGAAGTTCCTGAAGGCTTTGATTTACCCCAAAGACGATCAGCTCCCGCTGTTTAATGGTCATACCAGGAGAAGG GTTAGCATCGAGACACTGAGAAGGAAGATTGTGGTGCTTCTCATTTCCGAATTTGACATACCCTTAGAGGAGCTATTGCTGTTTGAGTTGATGTATGGAGAAGCAAAGCAAAACTCATCTGGGACCGAGAGTCATTATGAATTTGTCTGGCTTCCAATCACGGATAGATCGGTTCCATGGAATGAAGAAAAGCAAAAATTACTTGAAAAAACACAAGACTCAATGCCATGGCTCTTTTTGCATCATCCGTCTATGCTCGATCCAGTTGCCATTGAGTACATCAAGGATAACTGGCACTTCACCAAGAAGTCTATCGCTGTAGTGGTGGATCAGCAAGGGAAAGTTGTGAACCTTGATGCCCTCCATATGATGCGGATTTGGGGTAGCTTTGCTTACCCTTTTACCAGTGTCAAAGAAGAGCAACTTTGGAATGTAGAATCCTGGAGAATGGAATTCCTGGATTATGGAATTCATTTCATGATCTCTGAATGG ATTTCTGAAGGGAGATACATCTGCTTGTATGGTGGCGACGATATAGAGTGGATCCACAAGTTCACCCATGCAGCAAATGTAGTAGCGCACACTGCCCGTATCCCACTAGAGATGTTCTATGTAGGCAAAAGCAACCCGAGGGACAAGATTCAAAAGATCAATAACACCATTGTTGCTGAAAAACTTAGTCATGCGTTGCCACAGCTGGCCTATATCCGGTTCTTCTGGAGTAGGCTAGAGAGCATGTGGCACTCCAAAGTGCAACATGGcaaatctgttgaaaatgatCAGATTATGAAAGAAATCATGATGATGCTATACTTTGGCAGTAGTGATCAAGGATGGGCGGTGATCGGTCAAGGCATGGATATGGCAAAGGCGAAAGGTGAAATGTTTTTGATGAGTTTGTCTCAGTTGTCTGATGAACGGAAGCATGACATTGTTGATAAAGGTTTTTTGCCTGCTCTGAATGATATTTTTCAAGAGCTTTATACTCCGCATCATTGTCATCGTATTAAACTTCCCGGATCAACAAGCAGTGTTCAGGACAAGGTGGTCTGTGCAGAATGTGGCTGTGCTATGGAGAAATCCATAATGTACAGTTGCTGCACCGATTAA